In Parasedimentitalea marina, one DNA window encodes the following:
- a CDS encoding TRAP transporter permease yields MPVNSHLDNKTLEELEKKYDSALNTRDNGPVLTRVIYWASICFALYHLWTAGFGTPVDHVHMGIHLSGLFLFIFVGFPLIKSARALEWSGARALAPGNVPLYDWALAALGISAALFLWLSWRGFSGFGFDIDEQALRQGNPSGPDVFFGSILVLTVLEIARRTIGFVLPLIILVFMVYALFGPYMPAQILKHPGVNWQQFVNNMYFPSEGIFGVTLWVVSTVVFHFVLFGVVAQRMGLGQFFVDNAMILAGRYTGGPAKVSVISSAFFGTISGSSIANTVSTGSLTIPNMKKMGYPGHFAGGVEAAASAGGQITPPIMGAASFLMAEYLEVPYTTIVIAAIVPALMHYIGVMSIVHFTAKRLRLPTYTRDQLPNMVAVWKDGWYTIIPLIALLLVLFSGYSPNMAAFIGLNLCIVVGFCGMDRPLTLPIPLALLGFIFWKASPYSGEGYSPEMAGMLAALTILGSLHRNKRQSFRDLFDSFHVGVQYALAVGAASAAVGIVVGVINTTGVGFRLGFMVTGGAADMAATLAPLLDWTGLETFSHSSIQQFLSLVLIAMACILMGAGLPTTALYIMLVAVATPALNQLGVPPLATHMFVLYYGVISEITPPVCASAYAAAGIAGANPFRTGMSAFTLGLGKLMVPMVFVYAPTMLIVLPEYFTLLSFLQVSITCALGVFAIATAVSAYFMAPLNSVWRLLMAIGGILLVAPSGASDLTALAVIAPVIVQQLASLRSERAAA; encoded by the coding sequence ATGCCCGTCAATTCGCATCTCGACAATAAAACGCTGGAAGAGCTGGAAAAGAAGTATGATTCAGCGCTGAACACCCGTGACAATGGCCCTGTGCTGACCAGAGTGATCTACTGGGCCAGCATTTGCTTTGCGCTTTATCATCTGTGGACTGCGGGGTTTGGTACGCCGGTTGACCATGTTCATATGGGCATCCACTTGTCGGGGTTGTTCCTGTTCATCTTTGTTGGTTTCCCATTGATCAAATCAGCCCGTGCGCTGGAATGGTCGGGTGCGCGTGCGCTGGCTCCGGGCAATGTGCCGCTATATGACTGGGCGCTTGCAGCTTTGGGCATTTCTGCGGCGCTTTTCCTGTGGCTCAGCTGGCGCGGGTTTTCCGGCTTTGGATTTGACATCGACGAGCAGGCGCTGCGTCAGGGCAACCCGTCGGGGCCGGATGTGTTCTTTGGCTCCATTCTGGTGCTGACCGTATTAGAGATTGCCCGCCGCACAATCGGATTTGTGCTGCCACTGATTATTCTGGTCTTTATGGTCTACGCCTTGTTTGGCCCCTATATGCCGGCGCAGATCCTGAAGCATCCGGGCGTCAACTGGCAGCAATTCGTCAACAACATGTATTTCCCGTCCGAGGGTATCTTTGGGGTGACCCTGTGGGTGGTTTCAACAGTGGTGTTTCACTTTGTGCTGTTCGGCGTGGTGGCGCAACGCATGGGTTTGGGACAGTTTTTTGTTGATAACGCGATGATCCTGGCCGGGCGCTATACCGGCGGTCCAGCCAAAGTCTCGGTGATATCGTCTGCCTTCTTTGGCACCATCTCGGGCAGCTCGATTGCCAATACGGTGTCTACCGGATCGCTGACCATCCCCAACATGAAGAAGATGGGGTATCCCGGCCATTTTGCCGGCGGGGTTGAGGCCGCGGCCTCGGCTGGAGGGCAGATCACGCCGCCGATTATGGGCGCTGCGTCCTTCCTGATGGCTGAGTATCTTGAGGTGCCCTATACCACCATCGTGATCGCGGCCATTGTCCCGGCGCTGATGCACTATATCGGCGTGATGTCGATTGTGCATTTCACCGCTAAACGGTTGAGATTGCCCACCTATACACGAGATCAGCTGCCCAATATGGTGGCCGTGTGGAAAGACGGCTGGTATACGATCATTCCACTGATCGCGCTGCTGCTGGTGTTGTTCTCTGGCTACTCCCCCAATATGGCCGCCTTTATCGGGCTTAACCTTTGTATTGTGGTGGGATTCTGCGGCATGGACCGCCCGCTGACCTTGCCTATACCGCTCGCCTTGCTGGGGTTCATCTTCTGGAAGGCCTCGCCCTATTCTGGCGAGGGGTATTCGCCAGAGATGGCCGGAATGCTGGCGGCGCTGACCATCCTGGGCAGCCTGCATCGCAACAAAAGACAAAGCTTCCGGGACCTGTTTGATAGCTTCCATGTCGGTGTTCAATATGCGCTGGCAGTGGGGGCGGCCTCGGCTGCGGTGGGCATTGTTGTCGGCGTTATCAACACAACCGGAGTTGGCTTCCGCCTTGGCTTTATGGTGACTGGTGGTGCGGCAGATATGGCGGCGACACTGGCCCCGCTGCTGGACTGGACCGGGCTTGAAACCTTTAGCCACAGTTCTATCCAGCAATTCCTGTCCCTGGTCCTGATCGCTATGGCCTGTATCCTGATGGGGGCCGGGCTGCCGACCACGGCGCTATATATCATGCTGGTGGCTGTCGCCACACCGGCCCTGAACCAACTGGGAGTGCCGCCGCTCGCCACCCATATGTTCGTTCTGTATTACGGCGTGATTTCCGAGATTACACCGCCGGTTTGCGCGTCCGCCTATGCCGCTGCCGGTATCGCCGGCGCCAACCCGTTCCGAACTGGCATGAGCGCCTTTACCCTGGGACTGGGTAAACTGATGGTGCCAATGGTGTTTGTCTATGCGCCGACAATGCTGATTGTGCTGCCTGAGTATTTCACTTTGCTCAGTTTCCTGCAGGTCAGCATAACTTGCGCGTTGGGTGTTTTTGCCATTGCCACCGCAGTGTCCG
- a CDS encoding TAXI family TRAP transporter solute-binding subunit — translation MGFIKKITATALACSMVTGVAHAQDMTFFRIGTGGAGGTYFPIGGIIANAISNPPGSRACDAGGNCGVPGLVAMAQSTNASAHNVNAIQTGQMEAGLSGAATLHFAYHGTEKFEGNAKPDLRVIANLYPEDLHLVLPEGQNLASLGDLKGQRVGIAQAGSGTQIAVELILGDHGINRDNIDEAELNNSQSAERIADGQLDAYFYAAGTPVAAMIQLDNTKGMELHNWSAEEIKMANTTVPYYIPSKIPAGTYQGIDYDVNTVAVSGMLVTNANQPEELIYEITKAMWSDTARKLLDNGHPKGRAITLETALEGVEGIGVPLHPGAERFYREMGMIK, via the coding sequence ATGGGCTTTATCAAGAAAATTACCGCAACGGCGCTGGCATGCAGCATGGTAACCGGGGTTGCACATGCACAAGACATGACCTTTTTCCGCATTGGCACCGGCGGTGCTGGCGGGACTTATTTCCCCATTGGTGGCATCATTGCCAATGCCATTTCGAACCCGCCAGGTTCGCGGGCCTGTGACGCGGGCGGCAACTGTGGCGTGCCGGGTCTGGTGGCGATGGCGCAATCGACCAATGCCTCGGCCCACAACGTGAATGCGATCCAAACCGGCCAGATGGAGGCAGGCCTGTCCGGTGCAGCGACCCTGCATTTTGCCTATCACGGCACCGAAAAATTCGAGGGCAACGCCAAGCCAGATCTGCGGGTGATTGCCAATCTTTATCCTGAAGATCTGCATCTTGTGCTGCCAGAGGGCCAGAATCTGGCCAGCCTTGGCGACCTCAAAGGTCAGCGCGTCGGCATTGCACAGGCAGGGTCTGGCACCCAGATCGCCGTTGAACTGATCCTCGGGGATCATGGTATCAATCGCGACAATATCGATGAAGCCGAGCTGAACAACAGCCAGTCTGCGGAACGTATTGCTGATGGTCAGCTGGATGCCTATTTCTATGCCGCTGGTACCCCAGTGGCCGCGATGATCCAACTGGACAACACCAAGGGCATGGAATTGCATAATTGGTCCGCCGAAGAGATCAAGATGGCCAATACTACGGTGCCTTACTACATTCCTTCGAAAATCCCCGCAGGCACTTACCAGGGCATCGATTATGACGTTAACACAGTTGCTGTGTCTGGAATGTTGGTGACCAATGCCAACCAGCCTGAAGAGTTGATCTATGAAATCACCAAGGCGATGTGGTCTGATACGGCGCGCAAGCTGCTGGATAATGGCCATCCAAAAGGTCGTGCAATCACGCTTGAAACCGCGCTGGAAGGCGTCGAAGGCATCGGTGTTCCATTGCACCCCGGCGCCGAGCGTTTCTATCGTGAAATGGGCATGATCAAGTAA